DNA sequence from the Candidatus Bathyarchaeota archaeon genome:
CTTACAATTACTACAGAGACAAATTCTGGACCGAATCAACGTCAGGATGGTTTCCATCTACGGCTGGGGCAAGCATCTTAGTAGATCCTTCCAAAAAAGTTCACGGAAATTACAGCATTCTTTTCGACTTTAATGTGAAGCATCTTTCATATTTCTTCTTTCACAGAGTGTCTTATCCTTATGGATATCTTGCGAAACAAGGTGACAAATGGCTATACTTCAATATGATGTTTAACACAACAATAAATATCAATGATCTAGAAGTTAGAGTTCAAGATTTCACAGGGAGCAACTACTTCTCCACTCAATACACTAACGTTTCAAGTTACCCACCGAATGAATGGATCAGATTCAAGATTTACATGAACGATATGATGCCTTTTGGCGCCCCAAGCTGGGACAACATCCATGGACTACAATTCAACGTTCAACAGTCAACTAGAGCACCTCTCAAAATCTGGATAGACGACATAATGATGACATCAACCTACCACTACAATCTGGCGCTGAAAAATCTCAGAAACACATTCAAGGGAATAGACTTAGACACAAGAGACCACGACAAGCTTCCACCCAACATCGACGACTACACAGCTGTCATTTATCTCGACAACAGAATCAACTCAACCGCAGTTTCCATAATTGACCAATACGTCAACCGTGGAGGCGGGCTAGTACTCATGGGGCTCTCAACATTATGGCAAAGCGACGGAACCGAAAGAGTTGATTTCCCACTAAGTGCATCTCCCGTAAGTATTTTAAACTCAACAGAAACCTTCATAGACAACGCTGACAAAGTTGATTCCTTCAAAAATCACCCAGCCTTGAAACCTTGGAACAACTATACAATATTTTCACAAAGAGGTTACGTTGCTTCTCGTCCCATGCCATATCTGGGAATTGCTGAAATCTACAACGTTTCTCTCAGAGCCGGCGCCACATCTCTCATAACCGAAAGCGGATACATCTACGAAGCAACAAGGCAGTATGGGGCTGGAAAAGTTGTGTATTTCGCTGAAAATCTAGCCAAAAGAATAGCCAACGGAATGCTAGAAGCAATAGGCTTACCACATGGTTTCGGCAGCCGCGGATGGGGAGGCGCAACAGGTGATAGACTACAACTCTTGGAGAGCGCCGTAAACTATGTTTCAAAGCATCCACTCCCTAAGATGCTAATGGTTCCCTTCGCCAAAAAGGGAGGCTTCGTCTTCACAGTTGACACCTCTGCAAGCATAGACCTCTATTGGTATCTAAACCAGTCTTGCAAAAACATCTTAGGCTCATACTCAAACGACACAGCCTTCTGGTACACAGTTCAACGAATGAAAAATCAATCCGAAGAAACAGGTGTAACATACACACTTTTGATTGCGACCACACAGCTAACAAATGAGTTTCGAGCTGGGCACGATGAAACAGAGTTTAACCCCAAAAATCTCGAAGCGTTACTCGCTGCATATCAAAGTCCCAACATAGAAATCGGACTAAGCTCAAGCAACACCAAAACTTGGCCCATAGATGCAACTTCCTCCGAAAATTCCTACCAAAATATGTGGCAAGGCGTTCTTGACATCCGCAACGCACTGAACCTTTCTAACTATGAACTACTCACCTGGCGTTATCCTATCCTTGCAAGACGAGGCGAATCAATGTATGGTACAGCTAAAGCTGGGCTATATCTCGATGTAAGTGATGAACGCGGCTCAGTCGTTGTTCCCTACCTTATGGAAGCAAACACATGGAAACTACAGGGCGGAGGAGTATTCTCGCCAATAATTGAAAGTGGAGAATGGGCTAGAAAACGTGAAGAAACTTTCTTCGACTGGTTCGTCGAAAACGATATGATTTACCATGTCTTCACAAACGATTGGACTATAGCCGCCGACCCTTCACACATCCATCAAAGGGAACCGGCTGCTCCAGAATACCCTGTACTGTGGAACCAAACGCCTATATTTCTACAATATGTAAGCAGTCAAAGTGAAAACACGTGGATAGTGGGCGGCGTGACATTGGCGCAATATCTCAAAAACTGGACCGCCGCAGAAGTCTCAACAACCTACGATTCAAAAACCAGAAACTACACTTTTGCTATCCAAAACGCACCAGACGGTTTGACTGTACGCTTGCCTTTAAACGGCATGCATGTGAGCGCCGTAGAAAGCGATGTCGACTATATCCTAAAAGAAGAAGGAGATTACGCTTACTTAGCCCTCAAAAATCCAAAAGCATCGGAAACAGTTAAAGTTACTTTGGGAAGCACAAAACATAGTGAGATTTCGCAAAGTATCAGAATCCCGATTACCGCCAGACAGACAACACTTCAAGAAATCATGATGCCACCAGTAACGTTTGGGAAGAGTGTACTCATTACGCGCCAGTTCGTTCATCGACATCTTAATCCCTCTGAGGGTTAAACTCCTCAAATATTTTATGACCCGTGGCCACTACTCCACGGTGACCCTGTGACACGTTCGTCGCTTCACTATGGATTGCTCCGTATGTTTCCAGCAAGACCAATTTTCATCTTACAGTTTTAGACGAGGGCGCATGTTTGAGGAGAGTCAGGCTTACAACTATAGTTCGAGGCATGCTTTGTAGATTTTTTCAACTTCTGCAACACTTTTTTCCCATGTTGCCTTCTGTTTTATAATCTTGTTGCATCTTTGCCCGTATAGTTTTCTTTGGGTGGGGTTTTCTATGAGTTGGACTATCTTTTCTGCTAGCGCTGCGAAGTCTTTAGGTGGATAGAGAAGGCCGTTTCTTCCGTTTGTGATCCATTCTGTGTTTCCCGGTATGTCGGTGACCACTGGTGGCAATCCACATGCCATGGCTTCAAGCAGCGAAACAGAGGTTGAATCTACAAAGCATGTAGAAACGTATATGTCAGATGCTTTTAGATATTGGGCCATTTCGTTGTAAGGTACTAAACCAACGAACCGAACGTGCTGTGAAACGTCTAGTTTCTTAACTAGGCTTTTTAGGTAAGTTTCTAGCGGGCCAGCTCCTTTGAGTATAAACTTTACGTTTGGATGCCTTTCTAGAATTAACGGAATTGCGTTGACCAGACACTCGATATTATATTGGTTGTTATAGAATGCTCTATTGCTGATGATTACAATGTCGTCTTCCTTTATTTTGAGCTCGTCTCGGACAATGCTTCCATCAATTTTTGGATTGAACAAATGCATGTCTACGCCGAAGGGAACTACTTTTATTTTGCTTTCTGGCACTCCCGTTTGAACCCAAATTTCTTTGAGGCACTTTGCGTCTGCTATTATTGTGTGCGCTTTTGTAGCGGCGATTTTTGCCAGCGTCTTGAGGAAAATGTTGGTGTCTGGAAGCGTGAGTACTTCGATTCCCCATGAAGTTAGTATGAAAGGAAGTTTGTTTAGGATGATTGTTGGGCTGTAATAATGCTGAACGTGAAGGTTTACTATGTCTGGTTTAATTTTTTGCAGAAGTCTCGTTATTGTTAACATGTTTGGAAGGAGGCGTTTTAGAAGTGTCCTTTTGGTTAGGGGTGGCAGTACATAGACTGGGATGAAGTGTATTCTTGGTGCGACCCATGTTCTGGAGTCGGTAATTAGGGTTATCTCGTAATTCTTTTGAGTGAAGGCTTCTACCCATCGGTAGGTATGAATTGAAAGTGGGCTTATGTAGCATATTCTTGCTTCTGTCAACCTTCTACACCATTGAGGCGCGCGCGCGCGCGTAATGTCTTGAATAGTAAGCCCTAGATAAATTGTCCAGATTACGAGCCGTAACCTATTCCGTAGTACGCGAATC
Encoded proteins:
- a CDS encoding glycosyltransferase family 1 protein, which translates into the protein MTEARICYISPLSIHTYRWVEAFTQKNYEITLITDSRTWVAPRIHFIPVYVLPPLTKRTLLKRLLPNMLTITRLLQKIKPDIVNLHVQHYYSPTIILNKLPFILTSWGIEVLTLPDTNIFLKTLAKIAATKAHTIIADAKCLKEIWVQTGVPESKIKVVPFGVDMHLFNPKIDGSIVRDELKIKEDDIVIISNRAFYNNQYNIECLVNAIPLILERHPNVKFILKGAGPLETYLKSLVKKLDVSQHVRFVGLVPYNEMAQYLKASDIYVSTCFVDSTSVSLLEAMACGLPPVVTDIPGNTEWITNGRNGLLYPPKDFAALAEKIVQLIENPTQRKLYGQRCNKIIKQKATWEKSVAEVEKIYKACLEL